Proteins encoded in a region of the Pelmatolapia mariae isolate MD_Pm_ZW linkage group LG16_19, Pm_UMD_F_2, whole genome shotgun sequence genome:
- the LOC134646060 gene encoding glucosamine-6-phosphate isomerase 2, which produces MRLVILDDYDLASEWAAKYIRNRIVQFKPSADRFFTLGLPTGSTPYGCYQKLIEYYRHGDISFKYVKTFNMDEYVGLPRAHPESYHSYMWNNFFKHIDIDPANAHILDGNAQNLEEECQAYEQKIAEAGGIELFVGGIGPDGHIAFNEPGSSLVSRTRVKTLAKDTIVANARFFGNDLSKVPTMALTVGVGTVMDAKEVMILITGAHKAFALYKAIEEGVNHMWTVSAFQQHPRTIFVCDEDATLELRVKTVKYFKGLMHVHNKLVDPVLSIKDQ; this is translated from the exons ATGAGGCTGGTCATTCTCGACGACTATGATCTGGCCAGTGAGTGGGCAGCAAAATACATCCGCAACAGAATAGTCCAGTTTAAGCCTTCTGCTGACAGATTCTTTACTCTGGGCTTGCCAACAG GTAGCACTCCTTATGGCTGTTACCAGAAGTTAATTGAATACTACAGACATGGTGATATTTCATTCAAATATGTGAAAACATTTAACATGGATGAATATGTCG GTCTACCTCGTGCTCATCCGGAGAGTTACCACTCCTACATGTGGAACAATTTCTTCAAGCACATTGACATTGATCCAGCCAACGCTCACATTCTTGATGGAAATGCACAGAACTTGGAGGAAGAGTGTCAGGCTTATGAGCAGAAGATCGCTGAAGCTGGAGGAATCGAGTTGTTTGTTGGAG GTATTGGTCCTGATGGTCACATAGCATTCAACGAGCCTGGCTCCAGTCTGGTTTCCAGAACGAGAGTGAAAACCCTCGCAAAGGACACCATTGTGGCAAATGCTCGTTTCTTTGGCAATGACCTCTCTAAGGTTCCCACAATGGCTCTGACTGTTGGTGTAGGAACTGTCATGGATGCCAAGGAG GTGATGATTCTTATCACGGGAGCACACAAAGCCTTTGCTCTCTACAAAGCCATAGAGGAGGGAGTTAACCACATGTGGACAGTATCAGCGTTCCAGCAGCACCCACGCACCATTTTTGTCTGTGATGAGGATGCCACCTTGGAGCTCAGAGTCAAAACTGTCAAATACTTCAAAG GTTTAATGCATGTCCATAATAAACTGGTGGACCCAGTGCTCAGCATAAAAGACCAGTAA
- the gabrg1 gene encoding gamma-aminobutyric acid receptor subunit gamma-1 has protein sequence MYHWLLYVFLGVCSAIGPSKQDEEDYEDVPINKTWVLSPKVYESDVTLILNKLLQGYDNKLRPDIGVRPTVIETAVYVNSIGPVDPINMEYTIDIFFAQTWYDSRLKFNSSMKLLMLNSNMVGKIWIPDTFFRNSRKSNAHWITTPNRLLRLWSNGRVMYTLRLTINAECYLKLHNFPMDEHSCPLEFSSYGYPKNEIMYRWQRRAVEVADQRYWRLYQFAFVGLRNTSDVAHTQSGEYVIMTIFFDLSRRMGYFTIQTYIPCSMIVVLSWVSFWINKDAVPARTSLGITTVLTMTTLSTISRKSLPKVSYITAMDLFVSVCFIFTFAALMEYGTLHYFTSNRQTKKAKASNTQQKASSMVNIRPGPSLLQMNNIVPYHGEDDYAYECLDGKDCASFFCCFDDCRSGAWRENRMHVRVSKIDSYSRIFFPTAFGLFNLVYWIGYLYL, from the exons TTCAGCTATTGGACCCAGTAAACAGGACGAAGAGGACTATGAAGATGTACCCATAAATAAGACCTGGGTGTTATCACCAAAGGTCTATGAGAGCGATGTAACGCTGATCCTTAATAAACTGCTGCAAGGTTATGACAACAAACTACGGCCTGACATTGGAG TGAGGCCCACAGTGATTGAAACAGCTGTGTATGTCAACAGCATTGGACCAGTGGACCCTATCAACATG GAATACACAATTGACATCTTCTTTGCCCAGACATGGTATGACAGCCGTCTGAAGTTCAATAGCTCGATGAAGCTGCTCATGCTCAACAGTAACATGGTAGGCAAAATATGGATTCCTGACACATTCTTCCGGAATTCCCGAAAATCAAATGCCCACTGGATCACTACTCCCAACCGCCTCCTTAGGTTGTGGAGCAATGGGAGAGTCATGTACACATTAAG gtTGACTATAAATGCGGAGTGTTACCTTAAGCTGCATAACTTTCCAATGGATGAGCACTCGTGTCCACTGGAGTTTTCAAGCT ATGGTTATCCTAAAAACGAGATCATGTATCGGTGGCAGAGACGAGCAGTAGAGGTGGCGGACCAGCGGTACTGGAGACTCTACCAGTTTGCCTTTGTGGGGTTGAGGAACACCTCTGATGTCGCACACACGCAGTCAG GGGAATATGTCATCATGACAATCTTTTTTGACCTGAGTCGGAGAATGGGTTACTTCACCATCCAGACCTACATCCCCTGCAGCATGATTGTGGTTTTATCCTGGGTCTCCTTCTGGATTAACAAGGACGCCGTCCCAGCACGAACATCTCTAG GCATCACTACAGTGCTTACCATGACGACTCTCAGTACCATCTCCAGGAAGTCCCTGCCAAAGGTTTCCTACATCACCGCCATGGACCTTTTcgtctctgtctgcttcatcttcACCTTTGCTGCTCTTATGGAGTATGGCACTTTGCACTATTTCACCAGTAACAGACAGACAAAGAAGGCTAAAGCCAGCAACACACAG CAGAAAGCATCAAGCATGGTGAATATCCGACCCGGCCCGTCGCTGTTGCAGATGAATAACATTGTACCCTATCATGGGGAGGATGATTATGCTTATGAGTGTTTAGATGGAAAAGACTGTGCCAGCTTCTTCTGCTGCTTTGACGACTGCCGTTCAGGTGCCTGGCGTGAAAACAGGATGCACGTGCGAGTTTCCAAGATCGATTCTTATTCACGAATATTCTTTCCTACTGCTTTTGGCCTTTTCAATCTGGTTTATTGGATaggttatttatatttataa